A part of Actinomycetota bacterium genomic DNA contains:
- a CDS encoding NfeD family protein produces the protein MELWFWIWAVLAVVLMAGEIFTAGFFMLPLGLGAAVAAVLALLGVALAWQWVAFVAVSAAAFVALRGFAGKITKKQPIKTGVDRLLGMTGVVIEAIEPLSTSGKVRVDREVWRAENADGKPVPVGTQIVVESVGGTHLVVRAGSED, from the coding sequence TTGGAGCTTTGGTTCTGGATATGGGCCGTTCTAGCGGTGGTACTGATGGCTGGCGAGATATTCACCGCCGGCTTCTTCATGCTGCCCCTCGGGTTGGGTGCGGCAGTCGCCGCCGTGTTGGCGCTTCTCGGCGTGGCCCTTGCCTGGCAGTGGGTGGCGTTCGTCGCGGTATCAGCCGCCGCTTTCGTGGCGCTCCGGGGCTTCGCAGGCAAGATCACGAAGAAGCAGCCCATCAAGACCGGTGTTGACCGACTCCTCGGAATGACCGGAGTCGTGATCGAAGCGATCGAGCCGCTCTCGACATCGGGCAAAGTGCGCGTCGATCGAGAAGTCTGGCGTGCCGAGAACGCCGACGGCAAACCCGTGCCTGTCGGAACACAGATCGTCGTCGAGAGCGTCGGCGGCACACACCTTGTTGTTCGAGCTGGATCGGAAGACTGA
- a CDS encoding glutaredoxin family protein translates to MMKVTLYGLTTCPYCRMTKKMLDEGGIEYELHEVDLLEGEEKAKMVEEVRSISGGTSFPVVIIGEDVIVGFDKRGIKEKLGL, encoded by the coding sequence ATGATGAAAGTCACGTTGTATGGCCTGACGACGTGCCCGTACTGTCGGATGACCAAGAAGATGCTCGATGAGGGCGGTATCGAGTACGAACTCCATGAGGTCGACCTTCTCGAGGGCGAGGAGAAGGCCAAGATGGTCGAGGAGGTCCGCAGCATCTCCGGCGGCACGTCGTTCCCAGTCGTCATCATCGGCGAGGACGTGATCGTCGGGTTCGACAAGCGCGGCATCAAGGAGAAGCTGGGCTTGTGA
- a CDS encoding MBL fold metallo-hydrolase has product MRVAFLGSGSSGNATAIESDGAVVLVDAGFSARETLRRLALAGMSAEKVRAVLVTHEHADHASGIRVLAGRLKVPVYATAGTVAAAGIDACVADPRRVKAGDTFSVASMRIHAFALSHDAVEPVGYRIEGACGTAFGIATDTGVLTCDAHEALTACDVLALECNHDEDMLRNGPYPWFLKQRILSSVGHLSNHSACRSIERLLSGRLETIVGMHLSQQNNDAELVRDCLTDMLRREDHPATVKVASQNAGLVLAFGER; this is encoded by the coding sequence ATGCGCGTGGCATTCCTCGGCTCGGGTTCATCGGGCAACGCAACAGCGATCGAAAGCGACGGCGCGGTCGTGCTCGTGGACGCGGGTTTCTCCGCGCGCGAGACGCTGCGCAGGCTTGCGCTTGCAGGCATGTCTGCCGAGAAGGTGCGGGCGGTGCTCGTCACCCATGAGCACGCCGACCACGCGAGCGGGATCCGGGTCCTCGCCGGGCGCCTGAAGGTGCCGGTGTACGCGACCGCAGGGACCGTCGCGGCGGCCGGGATCGATGCATGCGTGGCCGACCCTCGGCGGGTGAAGGCGGGCGACACGTTCTCGGTGGCTTCCATGCGGATCCACGCGTTCGCGCTCTCGCATGACGCGGTCGAGCCGGTGGGGTACCGCATCGAGGGCGCGTGCGGGACCGCGTTCGGGATCGCCACCGACACCGGCGTGCTGACGTGCGACGCACACGAGGCGCTTACCGCGTGCGACGTGCTCGCGCTCGAATGCAACCACGACGAGGACATGCTGCGAAACGGGCCGTACCCGTGGTTCCTCAAACAGCGGATCCTCTCCAGCGTCGGGCACCTGTCGAACCACTCGGCGTGTCGATCGATCGAGCGGCTGCTCTCGGGCCGCCTGGAGACGATCGTCGGGATGCACCTCTCGCAGCAGAACAACGATGCCGAGCTGGTGCGCGACTGCCTGACCGACATGCTCCGCCGAGAAGACCACCCGGCGACCGTCAAGGTCGCGTCGCAGAACGCCGGGCTGGTCCTCGCGTTCGGTGAGCGCTGA
- a CDS encoding anaerobic ribonucleoside-triphosphate reductase activating protein — protein sequence MRAADLRIGGFAPFSTIDQPGKLVATVFTRGCPWRCGYCHNSHLIAIDGSEETDFTWDQIAEHLRRRKGLLDAVVFSGGEPTVQSALWAAMTEVLDMGFSVGMHTNGAYPRRINALLPYLSWVGLDIKAPFDEYDQVTGVEGSGDSARQSLALLADSDIDFEVRTTVDLRSFDAEVLMRLAPHIEQAAPQRWAIQRRRVDGAEVQTAPLTLLDESALRGLLGGFDVEVVLR from the coding sequence ATGCGAGCAGCAGATCTGCGCATAGGGGGCTTCGCGCCCTTCTCGACGATCGACCAGCCGGGAAAGCTGGTGGCCACGGTATTCACCCGAGGTTGCCCCTGGCGCTGCGGCTACTGCCACAACTCGCACCTGATCGCGATCGACGGCAGCGAGGAAACCGACTTCACGTGGGATCAGATCGCGGAACATCTTCGTCGCCGAAAGGGCCTGCTCGACGCTGTCGTCTTCTCGGGAGGGGAGCCGACGGTCCAGTCCGCACTATGGGCTGCGATGACCGAGGTACTCGACATGGGTTTCTCGGTGGGCATGCATACGAACGGGGCGTACCCGAGGCGCATCAACGCGCTGCTGCCCTACCTGTCGTGGGTGGGACTCGACATCAAGGCGCCCTTCGACGAGTACGACCAGGTCACGGGCGTCGAGGGCTCTGGAGATTCCGCCCGCCAGAGCCTCGCGCTGCTGGCAGACTCCGACATCGACTTCGAGGTACGCACCACAGTCGACCTGCGGTCCTTCGATGCAGAGGTGCTTATGCGACTCGCTCCACACATCGAGCAGGCGGCGCCGCAGAGGTGGGCGATTCAGCGGCGGAGGGTGGACGGAGCCGAGGTGCAAACCGCTCCTCTGACTCTGCTGGATGAATCGGCGCTGCGCGGGCTTCTCGGCGGGTTCGATGTCGAGGTCGTTTTGCGATAG
- a CDS encoding DUF1284 domain-containing protein: MSAEAVDAVRLRGHHVVCLHFYQGEGYSEEFVANLWRVMERLETARFTLTEGADDVCESCPSLHEGVCVSESGGEAEIRRIDALARELLGLEVGAKLEFAAIRERLVGVLPQWRASACAGCGFESLCAGRIDALVALGADSGLGGDSESLGEGGAPRA; this comes from the coding sequence GTGAGCGCTGAAGCCGTGGACGCCGTGCGCCTGCGGGGCCACCACGTCGTGTGCCTGCACTTCTACCAGGGCGAGGGCTACTCCGAGGAGTTCGTAGCCAACCTGTGGCGGGTCATGGAGCGCCTCGAGACCGCGCGGTTCACGCTTACCGAAGGCGCCGATGACGTCTGCGAAAGCTGCCCCTCGCTACACGAGGGCGTGTGCGTAAGCGAGTCCGGAGGCGAGGCCGAGATCCGCCGCATCGACGCGCTCGCGCGCGAGCTTCTCGGGCTGGAAGTCGGCGCGAAGCTGGAGTTCGCCGCGATACGCGAGCGGCTGGTCGGCGTGCTACCGCAGTGGCGCGCGTCCGCGTGCGCCGGGTGCGGCTTCGAGAGCCTATGCGCCGGGAGGATCGACGCGCTCGTCGCGCTAGGGGCCGACAGCGGCCTCGGTGGCGACAGCGAGAGCCTCGGTGAAGGCGGCGCTCCTCGCGCCTGA
- a CDS encoding Rieske 2Fe-2S domain-containing protein yields the protein MSAAGRPKRRMFGPDTTIEDLKEYMEPFAERLGYKFNTETEFVDEVLRSELDVLERDGDIYCPCRIRTDDPKEDLKIVCPCIPFFRDEFAAIRKCWCGLFILSDVEDGAELIGVVEKTEGPVDVPVFRVQDLPAGQIRHVKVGKRSIAVSNVDGEFFALSNVCRHAFAPLAEGFIDGHHVMCPWHGWRYDVRTGTTDHPDADVKTYETSVRDGIVYVRW from the coding sequence GTGAGCGCAGCAGGCAGACCCAAGCGGCGCATGTTCGGGCCGGACACGACCATCGAGGACCTCAAGGAGTACATGGAGCCCTTCGCCGAGCGTCTCGGCTATAAGTTCAACACCGAGACCGAGTTCGTCGACGAGGTGCTGCGAAGCGAGCTCGATGTGCTCGAACGTGACGGCGACATCTACTGCCCCTGCCGAATCCGGACTGACGACCCCAAGGAAGACCTCAAGATCGTCTGCCCGTGCATCCCGTTCTTCCGCGATGAGTTCGCGGCGATCCGCAAGTGCTGGTGCGGCCTGTTCATCCTCTCGGATGTCGAGGACGGCGCCGAACTCATAGGCGTGGTCGAGAAGACCGAAGGGCCCGTCGATGTGCCGGTCTTCCGCGTCCAGGACCTGCCCGCGGGCCAGATCCGCCACGTGAAGGTCGGGAAGCGCTCGATCGCGGTGTCCAACGTCGACGGGGAGTTCTTCGCGCTATCCAACGTGTGCCGACACGCTTTCGCGCCACTCGCCGAAGGATTCATCGACGGCCACCACGTCATGTGCCCGTGGCACGGATGGCGCTACGACGTGCGAACAGGCACGACTGACCACCCCGACGCAGACGTCAAGACCTACGAGACCTCCGTCCGAGACGGCATCGTCTACGTTCGCTGGTAG
- a CDS encoding cell wall-binding repeat-containing protein has translation MMDVSTPRRPIANRSRRVLALLVAAVLVLQAPVLAAPPYLPLNTTVRVSVDSAGVEAVSGSSDTPVISADGRYIAFASWAQNLVPGDTNTVRDVFVRDLASGETTRASVGVGGVQAIGGDSRRPTISADGRYVAFESGSTNLVPGDANGTEDIFVRDLVSGETTRVSLGVAGAQGDGWSHDPAISADGRYVAFESWATNLVPGDTNIAGDIFVRDLVSGETTRVSVGAAGAQGDWWSHDPAISADGRYVAFESQATNLVPGDTNGGADIFVRDLVSGETTRVSVGVAGDLAGEVELNWSAAISADGRYVAWASAATNLVDGDTNAIDDIFVRDLVSGVTTRVSVGAAGAQGDGWSADAAISADGRYVAFSSIATNLVDGDNNALEDVFVRRIKAQPPSIAIEGTNRFDTAVSASKEAFPDGLDPTGARTVVIATGRNWPDALGGTSLAGALDGPVLLVDTKSVPAAVTAEITRLGADKAIIIGGTGAVDPAVETALKNQLDAADVTRIAGADRYVTADLVAAEVRKTMGTAWDGTAFVATGGNFPDALVAAPLAAAQGWPLYLAHPTTGLSAATVTAMQGVTDAIILGGTGAVSQATEDGLVTRLYRDGVLRLQGANRYATAVAVATHAVSLGHTWDLVGITTGENFPDALAVGVLQGKNNSVMLLTTPTTLHPAPVAALTTNAVAIETVTFFGGTGAVSQAVRNSVLQITAN, from the coding sequence ATGATGGATGTTTCAACGCCGAGAAGACCGATTGCGAACCGCTCGCGACGGGTGCTGGCGCTTCTTGTGGCGGCGGTGCTCGTCTTGCAGGCGCCCGTGCTAGCCGCGCCTCCATACCTGCCGCTGAATACCACGGTGCGCGTGAGCGTGGATAGCGCTGGAGTGGAAGCGGTCAGCGGGTCGAGCGATACGCCCGTCATCTCCGCAGATGGCCGCTACATCGCTTTCGCCTCGTGGGCTCAAAACCTCGTGCCGGGCGACACCAACACAGTGCGGGACGTCTTCGTGCGCGACCTTGCAAGCGGCGAGACCACGCGCGCGAGCGTGGGAGTCGGGGGAGTGCAAGCAATCGGCGGGGACAGCAGAAGGCCTACCATCTCCGCTGATGGCCGCTACGTTGCCTTCGAGTCGGGTTCCACCAACCTCGTGCCGGGCGACGCTAACGGAACGGAGGACATCTTTGTGCGCGACCTTGTGAGCGGTGAGACCACGCGCGTGAGCTTGGGAGTCGCGGGAGCACAAGGTGACGGATGGAGCCACGACCCCGCCATCTCCGCTGATGGTCGCTATGTCGCGTTCGAGTCATGGGCTACCAACCTCGTGCCGGGCGACACCAACATAGCGGGAGACATCTTCGTGCGCGATCTTGTAAGCGGCGAGACCACCCGCGTGAGCGTGGGAGCCGCAGGAGCGCAAGGTGATTGGTGGAGCCACGACCCCGCCATCTCCGCTGATGGTCGCTATGTCGCGTTCGAGTCACAGGCCACCAACCTCGTGCCGGGCGACACCAACGGAGGAGCGGACATCTTCGTGCGTGACCTTGTAAGCGGTGAGACGACGCGCGTGAGTGTCGGAGTTGCGGGAGATCTAGCGGGAGAAGTCGAACTGAACTGGTCCGCCGCCATCTCCGCTGACGGTCGCTACGTCGCTTGGGCTTCAGCTGCTACCAACCTCGTGGATGGCGACACCAACGCGATCGATGATATCTTCGTGCGTGATCTTGTTAGCGGCGTGACGACCCGTGTAAGCGTTGGGGCCGCAGGAGCACAAGGTGACGGATGGAGCGCCGACGCCGCCATCTCCGCAGACGGCCGCTACGTCGCCTTCAGTTCGATTGCCACCAACCTCGTGGATGGCGACAACAACGCATTGGAGGACGTCTTCGTGCGCAGGATCAAAGCGCAGCCACCTTCCATCGCCATCGAAGGCACCAACCGCTTCGACACGGCCGTCTCGGCTTCCAAGGAAGCCTTCCCGGATGGCCTTGATCCTACCGGAGCCCGCACGGTGGTCATCGCCACTGGTCGCAACTGGCCGGATGCCCTTGGAGGCACCTCGCTTGCGGGGGCCCTCGATGGACCGGTGCTGCTTGTGGACACCAAGTCCGTTCCCGCTGCAGTCACTGCGGAGATCACCCGCCTGGGGGCGGACAAAGCCATCATCATCGGTGGTACGGGGGCTGTAGACCCAGCGGTCGAGACGGCGCTGAAGAATCAGCTCGATGCGGCGGACGTGACAAGGATCGCAGGGGCGGACCGCTACGTGACCGCTGATCTTGTGGCAGCCGAGGTCAGAAAGACCATGGGCACCGCTTGGGATGGGACCGCCTTCGTAGCTACGGGAGGCAACTTCCCCGATGCTCTGGTCGCAGCTCCTCTTGCAGCAGCGCAAGGATGGCCTCTTTACCTTGCGCATCCCACAACCGGACTTTCTGCTGCGACAGTGACCGCCATGCAGGGCGTCACCGATGCCATCATCCTAGGTGGCACGGGTGCTGTATCGCAGGCAACGGAGGACGGTCTTGTGACCCGCCTCTACAGAGATGGCGTGCTGCGTCTACAGGGAGCGAACCGCTACGCTACCGCTGTAGCCGTCGCCACGCATGCAGTCTCGCTGGGACACACCTGGGACCTGGTGGGCATCACCACTGGCGAGAACTTCCCCGATGCGCTCGCAGTAGGAGTCTTGCAGGGCAAGAACAACAGCGTGATGCTGCTTACCACACCTACCACCCTGCACCCAGCACCTGTAGCAGCACTCACGACCAACGCCGTTGCGATCGAGACCGTCACCTTCTTCGGAGGGACAGGCGCGGTAAGCCAGGCGGTGCGCAACAGCGTGCTACAGATAACAGCGAACTGA
- a CDS encoding ribonucleoside triphosphate reductase, translating into MDQTIGLIPAGVIKRTGERVPFDADKIRTAIVLAGKATGEFDESEGDLLTHQALKVLRHRFGKTEPDIEQIQDVVEQTLISANHFATARAYIVYREKRARFREDRKTVVEVATSVNEYLDRADWRVNANANQGYSLGGLILNVSGKVIANYWLSHVYTPEVGRAHREADIHIHDLDMLAGYCAGWSLRMLLAEGFNGVPGKVEAAPPKHLSSAFGQIVNFLGTLQNEWAGAQAFSSFDTYLAPFIRLDDLSYEKVRQAMQEFVYNLNVPSRWGTQTPFTNLTFDWTCPEDLKDEYPVIGGKACDFTYGELQREMDMINRAYIEVMTTGDAKGRVFTFPIPTYNITPEFPWESENTELLFEMTAKYGLPYFQNFVNSELSPNMVRSMCCRLQLDLTELLKRGNGLFGSAEQTGSLGVVTINCARLGHLHAGDEAALLAALDKQLEHARTSLELKRKTIQHHIDNGLFPYTKRYLGTLRNHFSTVGVNGINEMIRNFTTDAEDITTPFGEQFAMRFLDHVRGRIVEFQEQTGHLYNLEATPAEGTTYRFAREDQKRYGSAILQAGTPETPYYTNSSQLPAGFTEDPFEALSRQEPLQRKYTGGTVLHLYLGERVSSVDACKTLVRRSLEGFGLPYITISPTFSICPVHGYLQGEHELCPKCPSESAQTCEVWTRVMGYHRPVSSFNKGKQGEYAERTCFSEPVCEQQICA; encoded by the coding sequence TTGGACCAGACAATCGGACTCATTCCCGCTGGTGTCATCAAGCGAACCGGCGAACGCGTGCCTTTCGACGCCGACAAGATCCGGACTGCGATCGTGCTGGCTGGCAAGGCGACCGGTGAGTTCGACGAGTCCGAGGGCGACCTTCTGACCCACCAGGCGCTCAAGGTCCTCAGGCACCGCTTCGGCAAGACCGAGCCCGACATCGAGCAGATCCAGGACGTCGTCGAGCAGACCCTCATCAGCGCGAACCACTTCGCCACGGCCCGTGCCTACATCGTCTACCGTGAGAAGCGCGCCCGCTTCCGAGAAGACCGCAAGACCGTCGTCGAGGTGGCGACCAGCGTCAACGAGTACCTCGATCGCGCCGACTGGCGCGTCAACGCGAATGCGAACCAGGGCTACTCGCTGGGCGGGCTGATCCTGAACGTCTCTGGCAAGGTGATCGCGAACTACTGGCTCAGCCACGTTTACACCCCGGAGGTCGGGCGCGCCCATCGCGAGGCCGACATCCACATCCACGACCTCGACATGCTCGCCGGCTACTGCGCGGGATGGTCCCTGCGTATGCTGCTCGCCGAAGGCTTCAACGGCGTGCCGGGCAAAGTCGAGGCCGCACCGCCCAAGCACCTTTCCAGCGCCTTCGGCCAGATCGTCAACTTCCTCGGCACGCTGCAAAACGAGTGGGCCGGCGCGCAGGCGTTCTCGTCGTTCGACACCTACCTCGCACCTTTCATCCGCCTCGATGACCTCTCGTACGAGAAGGTGCGTCAGGCGATGCAGGAATTCGTGTACAACCTCAACGTCCCGTCGCGGTGGGGGACGCAGACTCCGTTCACCAACCTGACCTTCGACTGGACCTGCCCCGAGGACCTCAAGGACGAGTACCCGGTCATCGGTGGGAAAGCCTGCGACTTCACCTACGGTGAGCTACAGCGCGAGATGGACATGATCAACCGCGCCTACATCGAGGTCATGACCACCGGCGACGCCAAGGGCCGGGTCTTCACCTTCCCGATCCCGACCTACAACATCACGCCGGAGTTCCCGTGGGAGAGCGAGAACACGGAGCTGCTCTTCGAGATGACGGCGAAGTACGGGCTGCCGTACTTCCAGAACTTCGTGAACTCCGAGCTCTCGCCCAACATGGTCCGCTCGATGTGCTGCCGCCTCCAGCTCGACCTGACCGAGCTGCTCAAGCGCGGCAACGGGCTTTTCGGAAGTGCCGAGCAGACCGGGTCGCTGGGCGTCGTGACCATCAACTGCGCACGCCTGGGGCACCTGCACGCTGGCGACGAAGCCGCGCTGCTCGCCGCGCTCGACAAGCAGCTCGAGCATGCGCGGACCTCACTCGAGCTCAAGCGCAAGACCATCCAGCACCACATCGACAACGGGCTGTTCCCGTACACCAAGCGCTACCTCGGCACGCTGAGGAACCACTTCTCGACGGTCGGAGTGAACGGCATCAACGAGATGATCCGCAACTTCACCACCGACGCCGAGGACATCACCACTCCCTTCGGCGAGCAGTTCGCCATGCGCTTCCTCGACCACGTGCGCGGGCGCATCGTCGAGTTCCAGGAGCAGACCGGGCACCTGTACAACCTTGAGGCGACACCCGCCGAAGGCACCACCTACCGCTTCGCGCGGGAGGACCAGAAGCGGTACGGCAGCGCCATCCTCCAGGCCGGGACGCCGGAGACCCCGTACTACACCAACTCCAGCCAGCTACCGGCCGGATTCACCGAGGACCCCTTCGAGGCGCTTTCCCGCCAGGAGCCGCTGCAGCGCAAGTACACCGGCGGCACCGTGCTGCACTTGTATCTGGGTGAGCGCGTGAGCTCGGTCGATGCGTGCAAGACGCTTGTGCGCCGCTCGCTCGAAGGCTTCGGGCTGCCCTACATCACCATCTCGCCGACGTTCTCGATCTGCCCGGTGCACGGATACCTCCAAGGTGAGCACGAGCTCTGCCCCAAGTGCCCGAGCGAGTCGGCCCAGACGTGCGAGGTCTGGACCCGCGTGATGGGGTATCACCGCCCCGTGAGCTCTTTCAACAAGGGCAAGCAAGGCGAATACGCCGAGCGGACCTGTTTCAGCGAGCCGGTATGCGAGCAGCAGATCTGCGCATAG
- a CDS encoding SPFH/Band 7/PHB domain protein has protein sequence MIAAPNLELTLGLLFIPIAVVLVIYIANAIKIVRPYEKGILERFGRYQRTLEAGLNIILPFVDKLTKVDMRENVVEVPPQEVITKDNVVVTVDAVVYYEATDPVKLMYNVANFYIAATKLAQTNLRNVIGEMQLDESLTSREKINAALRQILDDATDKWGVRVVRVELQRIEPPADVTEAMHRQMKAERTRRALILEADGDKQAAITRAEGFKQSKILEAEGEAQAIKEVADAEKFQKIALAEGEAAAIRGVFGAIHDGDPTNDLIAVRYLDALKAIADGPANKVFLPMEVSGVMGSIGGIAELFKDPVRTKPAEPTDA, from the coding sequence ATGATAGCCGCCCCGAATCTTGAGTTGACTCTAGGCCTGCTCTTCATCCCGATAGCCGTCGTGTTGGTCATCTACATCGCCAATGCGATAAAGATCGTTCGCCCGTACGAAAAAGGTATCCTTGAGCGATTCGGCCGGTATCAGCGCACGCTGGAAGCCGGACTCAACATCATCCTTCCTTTCGTCGACAAGCTGACCAAGGTCGACATGCGGGAGAATGTGGTCGAAGTCCCGCCCCAGGAGGTCATCACCAAGGACAACGTTGTGGTCACGGTCGATGCGGTCGTCTACTACGAGGCCACCGACCCGGTCAAACTCATGTACAACGTCGCCAACTTCTACATCGCCGCGACCAAGCTCGCGCAGACCAACCTGCGTAACGTGATCGGCGAGATGCAGCTCGACGAGTCGCTTACCAGCCGAGAGAAGATCAACGCCGCACTGCGCCAGATCCTCGACGACGCTACCGACAAGTGGGGTGTGCGCGTGGTCCGAGTCGAGCTCCAGCGCATCGAACCGCCCGCCGACGTGACCGAGGCGATGCACCGCCAGATGAAGGCTGAGCGCACCCGCCGCGCACTGATCCTCGAAGCCGACGGCGACAAGCAGGCCGCGATCACCCGCGCTGAGGGCTTCAAGCAATCCAAGATCCTCGAAGCCGAGGGTGAGGCGCAGGCGATCAAAGAAGTCGCCGACGCCGAGAAGTTCCAGAAGATCGCACTCGCCGAGGGTGAGGCCGCCGCTATCCGCGGGGTGTTCGGCGCCATCCACGACGGGGATCCCACGAACGACCTCATCGCCGTGCGCTACCTCGATGCCCTCAAGGCCATCGCCGACGGACCCGCGAACAAGGTCTTCCTCCCCATGGAGGTCAGCGGCGTGATGGGCTCGATCGGCGGGATCGCAGAGCTCTTCAAAGACCCCGTACGCACCAAACCAGCCGAACCCACCGACGCGTAA
- a CDS encoding ABC transporter ATP-binding protein → MSAPAPVIAFDAATLGYSRRAILDAVSLQVAPGELVGLVGPNGAGKSTLLKALFGESDLLAGDVRVAGASIRRMPYRDRARLIGVLPQTPPATFAFTAEEFVALGRHPHLGAMQQQSAADSALVARFMQLTDTAHLARQSVDTLSGGDLQRLTLAQALVQEPSVLLLDEPVSQLDLNHSLQVLDLVRELADGGMAVLGVFHDLDLAARYADRIAVIHGRGIHRVGPPKDVVTAEVVREVFAVRAVIVPDAITGSPSVVPVMREESLVASAGRSVLVIGGSGAAAPLMRQFALSGWSVRAGALNQGDFDQAVAAALGIEYALIDPFADISADVEAQVLELARRSDVVLIAEAPFGSGNLGNLRAALQAGRPIVFVNGFDEGRDYCGGAASAIATQALRSGARSAAFTEALAVATEAAVGP, encoded by the coding sequence AGCGCCCCCGCCCCCGTGATCGCCTTCGACGCCGCCACGCTCGGTTACAGCCGCCGAGCGATCCTCGACGCCGTGTCGCTGCAAGTCGCGCCGGGCGAGCTCGTGGGGCTCGTCGGCCCCAACGGCGCGGGCAAGTCAACGCTGCTCAAGGCGCTCTTCGGCGAGTCCGATCTGCTAGCAGGCGACGTTCGCGTCGCAGGCGCGAGCATCAGGCGGATGCCCTACCGTGACCGCGCGCGACTCATCGGCGTGCTCCCGCAGACACCACCGGCGACCTTCGCCTTCACCGCCGAGGAGTTCGTCGCGCTCGGGCGCCACCCGCACCTGGGCGCGATGCAGCAGCAGAGTGCGGCCGACTCGGCGCTCGTCGCGCGCTTCATGCAGCTCACCGACACCGCGCACCTCGCGCGCCAGTCGGTCGACACGCTTTCCGGCGGCGACCTCCAGCGCCTCACGCTGGCGCAAGCGCTCGTGCAGGAGCCCTCGGTCCTGCTGCTCGACGAGCCCGTCAGCCAGCTCGACCTCAACCACAGCCTGCAAGTCCTCGACCTCGTGCGCGAACTCGCCGACGGCGGGATGGCGGTGCTCGGCGTCTTCCACGACCTCGACCTCGCCGCGCGCTACGCAGACAGGATCGCGGTCATCCACGGCCGCGGCATCCACCGAGTCGGCCCGCCGAAGGACGTCGTCACCGCCGAGGTCGTCCGCGAGGTCTTCGCGGTGCGCGCGGTCATCGTGCCCGACGCGATCACGGGCTCGCCCTCGGTGGTGCCGGTGATGCGCGAGGAGTCGCTGGTCGCCTCGGCGGGGCGCAGCGTGCTCGTGATCGGCGGCTCGGGTGCGGCGGCCCCGCTCATGCGACAGTTCGCGCTTAGCGGCTGGAGCGTGAGGGCCGGGGCGCTCAACCAGGGCGACTTCGACCAGGCGGTCGCGGCCGCGCTGGGCATCGAGTACGCGCTCATCGACCCGTTCGCAGACATCAGCGCCGATGTCGAGGCCCAAGTGCTCGAGCTTGCCCGCCGAAGTGACGTGGTACTGATCGCCGAAGCGCCCTTTGGCAGCGGCAACCTGGGCAACCTACGCGCGGCGCTGCAGGCGGGAAGGCCGATCGTGTTCGTGAACGGGTTCGATGAGGGTCGCGATTACTGCGGCGGGGCTGCTTCGGCGATCGCGACGCAGGCTCTGCGCTCAGGCGCGAGGAGCGCCGCCTTCACCGAGGCTCTCGCTGTCGCCACCGAGGCCGCTGTCGGCCCCTAG